A genomic region of Rhodothermia bacterium contains the following coding sequences:
- a CDS encoding glycosyltransferase family 4 protein gives MILFINRTYAPDTEAVGQLLTELAEALAKKGHRVEVLATNGHFSGYRNGVSLHKVGGELVFSRGSLVSRAWSYLRLYPHLYKKAWRLSQNALVITSTDPPMHYVFAVLLKKFRGSQLIHWSQDLYPEVAEELEVLNKEGFTARFFRRLSTWALNHQDAIIAVGRCMKDRLIARGIPSEKIVVIQNWTDVQKVYPIPHGSNPFRSLHHLGKKFIVMYSGNFGLAHPFDEILESARILQKQNPNIHFVLIGDGPRKAQIEQFIQEQNLVNVLLLPYQPKEVLAESLSAADLHLATMFPNLLGLVVPSKVYGIMAVGRPVIFMGSAESEVARLIQENKTGDILESFSTQNLVERIVWWSQHAYKREIAGLNARQAIEQKDLWSIVTNFERVFEQVAGKPLLPNQSPSIPLERIGQANSVL, from the coding sequence ATGATTCTGTTTATCAATAGAACTTATGCGCCAGATACCGAAGCCGTTGGGCAGTTGCTAACCGAGCTTGCCGAAGCGCTTGCTAAAAAGGGGCATCGGGTTGAGGTACTGGCCACGAATGGGCACTTTAGTGGGTATAGAAATGGGGTGTCCCTGCACAAAGTAGGCGGAGAGCTGGTCTTTTCGCGGGGAAGTCTTGTTTCCCGTGCTTGGTCTTATCTACGGTTGTATCCTCATTTGTACAAAAAAGCGTGGCGTTTATCCCAAAATGCCCTTGTCATCACCTCTACCGATCCCCCAATGCACTATGTCTTTGCGGTGCTGTTAAAAAAGTTTAGAGGATCGCAATTAATTCATTGGAGCCAAGATTTGTATCCCGAAGTGGCGGAAGAGTTGGAAGTACTTAATAAAGAGGGCTTTACGGCACGTTTTTTTCGCCGGCTTTCTACTTGGGCGCTTAATCATCAAGATGCCATCATCGCCGTAGGGCGGTGTATGAAAGATCGTCTTATTGCGCGTGGAATTCCGTCGGAGAAAATAGTTGTCATTCAGAATTGGACAGATGTCCAAAAAGTGTACCCCATTCCACACGGGTCTAATCCTTTCAGAAGCTTACACCACTTGGGAAAGAAGTTTATAGTGATGTATTCGGGTAATTTTGGGCTGGCGCATCCGTTTGATGAAATATTAGAAAGCGCTCGGATCCTTCAAAAACAAAATCCCAATATTCACTTTGTCCTGATTGGCGACGGGCCACGTAAAGCACAAATAGAACAATTTATACAAGAACAAAATCTGGTTAATGTCCTCTTATTGCCTTACCAGCCTAAAGAGGTTTTGGCAGAGAGCCTTAGTGCAGCAGACCTCCACTTGGCCACCATGTTCCCTAATCTATTGGGCTTGGTGGTTCCAAGTAAGGTGTATGGGATCATGGCCGTTGGCCGTCCCGTAATTTTTATGGGTTCTGCGGAAAGTGAAGTGGCAAGACTCATTCAGGAAAACAAAACGGGGGACATTTTGGAATCCTTCAGTACCCAAAATCTGGTAGAACGCATTGTCTGGTGGAGTCAACATGCCTACAAAAGAGAAATTGCCGGACTCAATGCAAGACAAGCCATTGAGCAGAAAGACCTTTGGAGCATTGTGACTAATTTTGAACGTGTTTTTGAGCAAGTGGCCGGAAAGCCCCTCTTACCCAATCAAAGTCCCTCAATACCTTTGGAACGAATAGGGCAAGCCAATTCGGTATTGTAA
- a CDS encoding carbamoyltransferase, which translates to MYILGINAYHGDASACILKDGVLVAATEEERIRRVKHWAGLPTEAIKFCLKEAGIALDKVDIMALSRDPMAKIEQKIFHSLKKMVSWSAIKDRAGNSLKIKQLKQEVAEALGFSEQDIKAELRFVEHHRSHIASAFYVSPFQEAVILSVDGFGDFSSTMRATGSGSQIKVLDSVSYPHSIGAFYTAFTQYLGFPYYGDEYKVMGLAPYGQPTFVNALREVLRLKNNGLFELNGDYFRHFKEGVSMSWEGGMPHIEPMFSEFMVEKFGPARKKEDPLTDMHRNLAASVQRITEEAIFHMAEDLYQKTKLPELCLTGGVAQNSVANGKLVQNTSFKKLFVPPAGHDAGTCIGAALYVWHQEKKAVRGPYQHQAYTGATFTDDQITKLLEEQGIAYERLTDAVLFEKVCECLINGGVVGWFQGRAEFGPRALGNRSILADPRRGDAKDLLNAKIKRRERFRPFAPSILREAVPDFFEQDDEVPYMEKVFKIKPEKQALIPAVVHVDGTGRLQTVAEKDNPRYYALIRHFGERTGVPILLNTSFNENEPIVNGPEHALDCYLRTKMDLLVLGNLVVTRA; encoded by the coding sequence ATGTATATACTTGGCATAAATGCGTATCATGGCGATGCTTCGGCATGTATTCTTAAGGATGGTGTTCTCGTTGCTGCAACAGAAGAGGAGCGGATCCGACGGGTCAAACATTGGGCGGGATTGCCGACGGAGGCCATCAAGTTTTGCCTGAAAGAAGCGGGTATTGCCTTGGACAAGGTGGACATCATGGCCCTTTCACGGGATCCCATGGCCAAAATTGAGCAAAAGATTTTCCATTCGCTCAAGAAGATGGTGTCTTGGTCTGCGATTAAAGATCGAGCGGGAAACTCCCTCAAAATCAAGCAACTTAAACAAGAAGTGGCTGAAGCCTTGGGGTTTTCGGAGCAAGACATCAAGGCGGAATTGCGCTTTGTTGAACATCACCGTAGCCATATTGCTTCCGCCTTCTACGTTTCTCCTTTCCAAGAGGCAGTCATTCTCTCGGTGGATGGTTTCGGGGATTTTTCCTCCACCATGCGGGCAACGGGCAGTGGCTCCCAAATCAAGGTCTTGGACAGCGTATCGTATCCACATTCTATTGGGGCATTTTACACCGCTTTTACTCAGTATTTAGGTTTTCCTTATTATGGTGACGAATACAAGGTAATGGGCCTTGCTCCTTATGGTCAACCAACGTTTGTGAATGCGCTGCGCGAAGTATTGAGGCTTAAAAATAATGGTTTATTTGAACTGAATGGGGATTATTTTCGCCACTTTAAAGAAGGAGTAAGCATGAGCTGGGAAGGTGGAATGCCCCATATTGAGCCGATGTTTTCCGAGTTTATGGTGGAAAAGTTCGGTCCCGCTCGGAAAAAAGAAGACCCATTGACCGATATGCACCGTAATTTAGCCGCCTCTGTTCAGCGTATTACAGAAGAAGCTATCTTCCATATGGCGGAAGATTTATACCAAAAAACCAAACTGCCGGAACTGTGCCTAACGGGTGGGGTTGCTCAAAACTCGGTCGCCAATGGCAAATTGGTTCAGAACACTTCATTTAAGAAATTGTTTGTTCCCCCAGCGGGACATGATGCCGGAACGTGTATTGGCGCCGCGCTCTATGTGTGGCATCAAGAAAAAAAAGCGGTTCGAGGCCCATATCAACATCAGGCATATACCGGAGCTACATTCACGGATGACCAAATTACAAAACTCTTGGAGGAGCAAGGGATTGCTTATGAAAGATTAACCGATGCCGTACTTTTTGAAAAGGTTTGTGAGTGTCTGATAAACGGTGGCGTGGTCGGGTGGTTTCAAGGTCGTGCCGAGTTTGGGCCGCGTGCGTTGGGGAATCGCTCAATCTTGGCCGATCCTCGGCGGGGAGATGCCAAGGATTTGCTGAATGCAAAAATCAAGCGGCGGGAGCGTTTTAGGCCCTTTGCACCTTCAATCTTGAGAGAGGCTGTTCCCGATTTCTTTGAACAAGATGATGAAGTGCCTTACATGGAAAAGGTGTTTAAGATAAAACCAGAAAAACAAGCGCTAATTCCAGCCGTTGTGCATGTGGATGGAACAGGACGTTTGCAAACCGTAGCGGAAAAGGATAACCCACGTTATTACGCCTTGATCCGGCATTTTGGCGAAAGAACAGGCGTTCCCATTTTGCTGAATACCTCATTTAATGAAAATGAACCCATCGTAAATGGGCCAGAACATGCTTTGGACTGTTATCTCCGGACGAAAATGGACTTGCTGGTTCTGGGAAACCTTGTCGTGACACGGGCCTAA
- a CDS encoding glycosyltransferase family 2 protein, with the protein MNIEQITPLILTYNEAANIGRVLARLTWAKEVIVLDSMSSDNTKAIATAFPNVRFVERAFDTHAMQWQYGHDLVETEWVLSLDADYVLMLEAVDEFKRLQDDEKTSGFEATFRYCIYETELGASLYPPRVVLYRKKAGQYRQDGHTQRLVLEGTHTRLATPIRHDDRKNMNHWLGSQQKYARLEAAKLATMPWKQMSLIQKMRWLKVPAILVMPVYCLLAKGLIFQGKAGWFYTWQRTCFEVMLCLYLMEKELNPQLK; encoded by the coding sequence ATGAACATTGAACAGATAACGCCCTTAATCCTAACGTACAACGAAGCGGCCAATATTGGGCGGGTATTGGCGCGCCTCACATGGGCCAAGGAGGTGATTGTGTTGGACAGTATGAGCAGTGACAATACAAAAGCGATTGCGACGGCATTTCCAAATGTCCGGTTTGTGGAGCGAGCTTTTGATACCCATGCCATGCAATGGCAATATGGCCATGATCTAGTGGAGACCGAATGGGTTTTGTCGCTGGATGCTGATTATGTTCTTATGCTAGAGGCGGTTGATGAATTTAAGCGCTTGCAGGATGATGAAAAAACGAGTGGATTCGAGGCGACTTTTAGGTATTGCATCTACGAGACCGAGTTAGGCGCTTCGCTATATCCGCCCCGTGTGGTTTTATATCGCAAAAAAGCGGGGCAATACCGACAAGATGGACATACTCAGCGATTGGTTTTAGAAGGTACGCATACGCGACTTGCAACCCCGATCCGGCACGACGACCGAAAAAATATGAACCATTGGTTAGGCTCCCAACAAAAATATGCACGACTCGAAGCCGCAAAATTGGCCACTATGCCTTGGAAACAAATGAGCCTGATCCAAAAAATGCGATGGCTCAAAGTACCAGCCATACTGGTCATGCCCGTGTATTGTTTATTGGCCAAAGGTCTCATTTTTCAAGGTAAGGCCGGATGGTTTTATACGTGGCAACGAACTTGTTTTGAGGTAATGCTCTGCTTGTATCTCATGGAAAAAGAATTAAACCCACAATTGAAATAA
- a CDS encoding glycosyltransferase, with translation MHILHTIAGLNVHKGGTSRTTPYLCESLADLGVQVSLMTIGTKEETLSLPDGAKVRVKVCHPQTALGERFQVASAFEEALKTMLQQQKPDVIHDHGVWLWSNWLVSKMAHRYKIPMVISPHGMLMPESFSHKGYMKWASWRLYQQQIIRRANALHVTSETEKASLPDLGITNPVWVIPNAIRLPSEIPSRTQQPSKKALFLSRLHPIKGIMLLLDAWKEANPEGWTLDIVGPDEDGYAAEVFKKIQDCDLTHSVRVFGAADDVGKWALFAASDLFILPSKSENFGIVIAEAMAAGLPVITTTGTPWQVLNRGKMGWWVNPDVVSLKEAIKEGAATPPEVRNAMGLRAREYVLGHFTWAHVAQSFAKKYESLTR, from the coding sequence ATGCACATTTTACACACTATTGCCGGTCTTAATGTTCATAAAGGTGGTACTTCTCGTACAACACCCTACCTTTGTGAATCGTTGGCGGACTTGGGAGTGCAGGTTTCTCTTATGACCATTGGCACAAAAGAAGAAACATTGTCTTTGCCAGATGGAGCCAAAGTGCGGGTTAAGGTCTGTCATCCGCAGACAGCATTAGGTGAACGATTTCAGGTTGCAAGCGCATTTGAGGAAGCCTTAAAAACCATGCTTCAGCAGCAAAAGCCAGACGTCATCCACGATCACGGGGTATGGCTTTGGAGTAATTGGTTGGTATCAAAGATGGCACATCGCTACAAAATTCCGATGGTTATCAGTCCGCATGGGATGTTAATGCCGGAGTCTTTTTCACACAAAGGCTATATGAAATGGGCCAGTTGGCGGTTGTATCAACAACAGATCATACGACGTGCGAATGCACTACATGTAACCTCGGAAACGGAGAAAGCCTCGTTGCCGGATTTAGGCATCACCAACCCTGTCTGGGTCATTCCAAATGCAATCCGGCTTCCTTCTGAGATACCCTCTCGGACGCAACAACCATCCAAGAAAGCATTATTCTTGTCTCGGCTACATCCAATAAAGGGAATCATGCTCTTGTTAGATGCGTGGAAAGAGGCGAATCCCGAAGGTTGGACTTTGGATATTGTTGGGCCAGATGAAGACGGTTATGCAGCAGAAGTTTTTAAAAAAATACAGGATTGCGACCTTACGCATAGTGTTAGGGTTTTTGGGGCGGCGGATGATGTAGGAAAATGGGCGCTTTTTGCAGCATCGGATCTCTTTATTTTACCCTCGAAGAGTGAAAATTTTGGTATCGTAATCGCTGAAGCAATGGCCGCAGGCTTGCCTGTAATTACGACAACCGGTACGCCTTGGCAGGTCTTGAATAGGGGGAAAATGGGGTGGTGGGTTAATCCGGACGTTGTATCATTGAAAGAAGCGATAAAAGAAGGGGCAGCCACGCCTCCAGAAGTAAGAAATGCAATGGGACTGCGTGCGCGTGAATATGTCTTGGGCCATTTTACATGGGCGCATGTTGCACAAAGCTTTGCGAAAAAGTATGAATCCTTAACAAGATGA
- a CDS encoding glycosyltransferase family 4 protein: MKKVLFVLQNLPWYYYNAIKKFSNVHKVSIIVTKEDKNAPYSFPVSSEILIHHINNTNDIDRVYNSFNPDVLVVGGWGEKLFRVISKKAKKDGKKVVIGMDNPWKGTVKQHILCAFSSLVVKNLFTHAWVPATSQYEYARRLGFKEKNILRGLYTGDPTLYLCEDGEVFQKEQIILFVGRLLDWKGVLELYEAFVSISNERQHTWRLVIIGNGPMKDTLLAHNKVDYIPFSQPEAVAEYMKKSKVFCLPSWEEHFGVVVHEAAMSGCALMLSRGVFSSDMFLVEGYNGLSFRPKEKEEIKAVISQFIFSFSAAEIAEMGKRSIILSLQNTPEIWAARLGKLLNGSK; the protein is encoded by the coding sequence ATGAAAAAAGTTTTATTTGTCCTTCAAAACTTGCCTTGGTACTATTATAATGCCATTAAAAAATTTTCTAATGTGCATAAGGTCTCTATTATCGTTACAAAAGAAGATAAAAATGCACCATACTCCTTTCCGGTATCTTCAGAAATTTTAATACACCACATCAACAATACAAACGATATTGATCGTGTATATAATAGCTTTAATCCAGATGTTTTAGTTGTTGGTGGCTGGGGTGAAAAATTATTTCGTGTCATTTCAAAAAAAGCAAAGAAAGATGGTAAAAAGGTTGTTATCGGTATGGATAATCCATGGAAGGGAACCGTGAAACAACATATATTATGTGCTTTTTCGTCATTGGTAGTGAAGAATTTATTTACCCATGCTTGGGTTCCTGCTACCAGCCAGTATGAATATGCAAGGCGCCTCGGTTTTAAGGAAAAAAATATTTTAAGAGGTTTATATACAGGAGACCCAACTTTGTATTTATGCGAAGATGGAGAAGTATTTCAAAAAGAGCAAATAATTTTATTTGTAGGAAGACTTCTCGATTGGAAAGGTGTTTTAGAATTATACGAAGCCTTTGTCTCAATATCAAATGAAAGACAACATACTTGGAGATTGGTAATTATCGGCAATGGCCCAATGAAAGATACCCTTTTAGCGCATAATAAAGTTGATTATATTCCATTTTCTCAGCCGGAAGCGGTTGCAGAATACATGAAAAAAAGCAAGGTGTTTTGTCTTCCAAGTTGGGAAGAACATTTTGGTGTTGTCGTACACGAGGCGGCTATGTCAGGATGTGCGTTGATGTTATCCCGTGGCGTATTTTCAAGCGATATGTTTTTGGTAGAGGGTTATAATGGTTTGTCGTTTCGCCCAAAAGAAAAGGAGGAAATTAAGGCGGTAATTTCGCAATTTATCTTCTCCTTCTCAGCGGCCGAAATTGCAGAAATGGGGAAACGTTCTATAATTTTAAGTTTGCAAAATACACCTGAGATTTGGGCAGCCAGATTGGGAAAACTGTTAAACGGATCTAAATAA
- a CDS encoding O-antigen ligase family protein, which yields MRYRNSIIETFSILALIYVNALGIVGNIVCGTILLIWGFTKVENIYKAFFLTSILSILHPDVLSGGVPILFRYLITFAFIGRLTMYKLRAGELSLQPNTIRFIIFIGINLLFSIAGLFPVVSILKLFLLLFVVYVFFESIYYAGEKVNEFMYHTFLAVIIGSWFIFNRYVYVKEWDIYQSGSSGIFSHPQTFGIILAVILTYFIVKFINEKKYFYGVIIVAAIGLIILSEARTALLSTVISVAITFFLYSTEVLHKVRRLFRMRGIQFVSAIIIILIISFSSVITKSVSDFFKKNRKIETASIIENYNSSRGGLIEKSLVAFTQSPFIGSGFGLTFPIEERRLVRSEYLWNIPISYSVEPGNLYIAFFAEAGVLGGFALLLLLGYLFKSIYLKKDIVLSSIFITILLVNLAEACLLAPNGAGGVFLGIIAWAQVKQRERNKINHHGAVY from the coding sequence GTGAGATACAGAAATTCGATTATAGAGACCTTTTCAATTCTGGCATTAATTTACGTGAATGCCTTGGGAATTGTTGGCAATATTGTGTGCGGTACGATATTATTGATCTGGGGTTTTACTAAAGTTGAAAATATTTATAAGGCTTTTTTTCTGACGAGTATTCTTTCAATTCTACATCCAGATGTTTTGTCGGGTGGAGTTCCTATTTTATTTAGGTATCTTATTACATTTGCTTTTATTGGTAGGTTGACGATGTATAAACTTAGGGCTGGAGAACTTAGCCTTCAACCCAATACGATTCGATTTATAATCTTCATCGGAATTAATTTGCTATTTTCAATTGCTGGTCTTTTTCCTGTCGTCTCAATATTGAAGTTGTTCCTACTTTTATTCGTTGTGTACGTGTTCTTTGAATCTATTTATTATGCAGGAGAAAAAGTGAATGAATTTATGTACCATACATTTTTAGCTGTCATAATCGGGAGTTGGTTTATCTTTAATAGATATGTCTATGTGAAAGAATGGGATATATATCAGTCTGGGTCATCAGGTATTTTTAGCCATCCACAAACATTTGGAATCATATTGGCTGTTATTTTAACGTATTTTATAGTCAAGTTCATTAATGAAAAGAAATATTTTTATGGGGTAATTATTGTTGCAGCAATAGGTTTAATTATTCTTTCAGAAGCAAGAACAGCATTATTAAGTACCGTAATAAGTGTTGCTATTACATTTTTTCTTTACAGTACAGAAGTGTTACACAAAGTACGTAGATTGTTTAGAATGAGAGGCATTCAATTTGTTTCAGCTATTATAATTATACTAATTATATCGTTTTCGAGTGTAATTACAAAAAGTGTTTCTGATTTTTTTAAGAAAAATAGAAAAATTGAAACGGCTTCTATTATCGAGAATTATAACAGTAGTCGTGGAGGATTAATTGAAAAATCCTTAGTTGCTTTTACTCAAAGCCCTTTTATTGGCTCGGGTTTTGGGCTAACTTTCCCCATCGAAGAACGTCGCTTGGTACGTAGTGAGTATCTCTGGAATATCCCTATCTCTTATTCGGTAGAACCCGGTAATTTGTACATTGCTTTTTTCGCTGAAGCTGGTGTTCTCGGAGGATTTGCTTTATTGTTACTCTTGGGATATCTTTTTAAGTCTATATACCTGAAGAAGGACATCGTTCTATCTTCAATTTTTATTACCATTTTGCTTGTTAATTTGGCAGAGGCGTGTTTATTGGCACCAAATGGGGCAGGAGGTGTTTTCTTGGGAATCATAGCATGGGCACAAGTAAAGCAAAGGGAAAGAAATAAAATAAACCACCATGGGGCCGTTTATTGA
- a CDS encoding oligosaccharide flippase family protein, whose amino-acid sequence MTRFFTQYKTLFVVGSNTTVQVLVMVFNFISFPIYLHYLGEESYGLVGVYGTLLAATSFLNFNIGNVMAREIPRMKSVGMNEGNINTIVFTSEVLFWLFGGLIGLLIGLFSTPLSEWINEETLSKSLIQECIWLMGGVIALNWPLQLYAGIFNGLNRQLDASSFYLIYNIFRIFGVIPFFYWYHVDIRTYFQIQFYVSLFFMIIKRFWVWHYLNVLKEKFKFKLSKIKEITGFLWQMSLVGILTVVASQLDKLFITSLLPLSNLTYYTTATLICSGVIIIGSTFNTYLLPNFTRFYFGKETERLNLVLQEFLYLSSAIVIPTSFFLYLFSSEILWVWTHNEHVTNVSSEVLKLLLISTTCLSLMNIPYTLLTATGNTKVIVLQYLGILIMGSPILYVLIQQYQLAGAAYFGIGSNVVYLIVGYWFLVYKMNLTFVKEVLIKILQLVLKIGVLGSLVKMIFLFSHKENHDYVVLIGCGIAYFMLYVMMQKKIILSFMRLLRSGI is encoded by the coding sequence ATGACCCGCTTTTTTACCCAGTACAAGACTTTATTTGTTGTCGGAAGTAATACAACAGTTCAGGTACTGGTTATGGTTTTTAACTTTATTTCTTTCCCTATATATTTACATTATTTAGGTGAAGAAAGTTATGGTCTTGTTGGGGTCTATGGAACACTTCTTGCCGCCACAAGTTTTCTAAATTTCAATATAGGAAACGTGATGGCGCGGGAAATTCCCCGCATGAAATCGGTAGGTATGAATGAGGGAAATATAAACACGATTGTATTCACCTCAGAGGTATTATTTTGGCTTTTTGGAGGTTTAATAGGCTTGCTTATTGGCCTATTCTCAACCCCGCTTTCTGAATGGATTAATGAAGAGACGTTATCGAAATCGCTTATTCAAGAATGTATTTGGCTCATGGGTGGAGTGATCGCTTTAAATTGGCCACTTCAATTATATGCGGGTATTTTTAATGGGCTAAACCGTCAATTAGATGCTTCTTCTTTTTATCTAATATATAATATTTTTAGAATCTTTGGCGTCATCCCTTTTTTTTATTGGTATCATGTAGATATCCGAACTTATTTTCAAATACAATTTTATGTTTCCTTGTTTTTTATGATTATAAAACGTTTCTGGGTTTGGCACTATTTAAATGTCCTGAAAGAGAAATTTAAATTCAAACTTTCTAAAATAAAAGAAATTACTGGATTTTTATGGCAAATGTCTTTGGTGGGTATCTTGACCGTTGTTGCATCTCAGCTGGACAAATTATTTATTACCAGTTTATTGCCATTGTCAAATCTAACGTATTATACAACGGCTACACTTATTTGTAGTGGTGTTATAATTATAGGAAGTACCTTTAATACGTATTTATTGCCAAATTTTACAAGGTTTTATTTTGGTAAAGAAACCGAGAGATTAAACCTTGTACTACAAGAGTTCTTATATCTTTCAAGTGCGATTGTAATACCCACTTCATTTTTTTTATATCTTTTTTCTTCGGAAATTCTATGGGTATGGACGCACAATGAACATGTAACAAATGTTTCATCTGAAGTTTTGAAACTATTGTTGATTAGTACCACGTGTTTATCTTTAATGAATATCCCCTATACCTTATTAACAGCAACCGGAAATACAAAGGTTATTGTTCTTCAGTATTTGGGTATTTTAATTATGGGGTCACCCATTCTCTATGTGCTGATTCAGCAATACCAGTTGGCCGGCGCAGCTTATTTTGGTATAGGTTCTAATGTAGTTTACCTTATTGTTGGGTACTGGTTTTTAGTTTATAAAATGAACCTGACTTTTGTAAAAGAGGTTTTGATTAAAATACTACAGCTTGTTTTGAAAATTGGTGTACTTGGTAGCCTTGTAAAGATGATTTTCTTATTTTCCCATAAAGAAAATCATGATTATGTTGTGTTAATAGGCTGTGGAATTGCATATTTCATGCTTTATGTGATGATGCAGAAAAAAATAATATTGTCTTTTATGAGATTGCTGCGAAGTGGGATATAA
- a CDS encoding SDR family oxidoreductase, with amino-acid sequence MKRTLITGGAGFIGSHLCDRFIQEGHEVICMDNFITGSPDNIAHLMGHPRFSLIRHDVSNYVYVAGELDFILHFASPASPIDYLKLPIQTLKVGALGTHNLLGLAKAKKARFLLASTSEVYGDPLIHPQQEGYWGNVNPVGVRGVYDEAKRFAEAITMAYQRYHGVETRIVRIFNTYGPRMRANDGRVVSNFINQALRNLPITVYGDGTQTRSFQYCDDLVEGIWRLLHSAENEPVNIGNPNEITILDFAKEVIAWVESASKIVFELLPEDDPKIRQPDITKATEILNWQPIIGREDGVRKTISFFRDHLDEQ; translated from the coding sequence ATGAAGCGTACACTTATTACTGGCGGAGCGGGCTTTATCGGATCCCATTTGTGTGATCGGTTTATCCAAGAAGGGCACGAAGTGATCTGTATGGATAATTTTATTACAGGGTCTCCCGATAATATCGCTCATTTAATGGGGCATCCTCGGTTCAGCCTAATCCGGCATGATGTCTCTAATTATGTCTATGTAGCAGGGGAATTGGATTTTATTCTCCATTTTGCAAGTCCTGCATCGCCAATAGACTACCTCAAACTTCCAATACAAACCCTAAAAGTTGGCGCACTTGGAACCCATAATCTATTGGGACTGGCTAAGGCAAAAAAAGCACGCTTTCTCTTGGCCTCAACCTCCGAGGTGTATGGTGACCCGCTCATCCATCCTCAACAGGAAGGTTATTGGGGAAATGTAAATCCCGTGGGGGTTCGTGGTGTCTATGACGAGGCCAAACGTTTTGCAGAGGCGATAACAATGGCCTATCAGCGGTATCATGGAGTGGAAACTCGGATCGTTCGCATCTTTAATACTTATGGACCTCGGATGCGGGCCAATGATGGGCGCGTGGTGTCGAACTTTATCAATCAGGCATTACGCAATCTTCCCATAACCGTTTATGGCGATGGTACACAGACCCGTAGTTTCCAATATTGTGACGATCTCGTCGAGGGAATTTGGCGTTTATTGCATAGTGCAGAAAATGAGCCTGTAAATATCGGGAACCCGAACGAAATCACCATTTTAGATTTTGCCAAAGAAGTGATCGCTTGGGTGGAGAGCGCGAGCAAAATTGTTTTTGAATTATTACCGGAGGATGACCCCAAAATTCGACAACCAGATATCACAAAAGCAACGGAAATATTAAATTGGCAACCCATTATTGGTCGTGAGGATGGGGTTAGAAAAACAATTTCTTTTTTCCGAGATCATTTAGACGAACAATAA